TTACCGGCCATGCCGGCCTGAAGAATTTTGAGATGACTGCTACATGTGCAGGAAGACAAAACAATCGGGAAAGAATTGAGGGATTTGTATGGCTCAGCGGTTAGCCACAGAGTACGTTAAGGCCACTATGAAATTGTCAGAACCCCAGATGCATCAGTTTTTGCGCATGACAGAAGACGGCAGGCTTCATCACCGGGTTAAGGTGTTGGACAATGGTTGTCAGGAGGTTGTGCTGGGGGATGTAAGTGGAGAAGAAGTGCATTTCCCTTTTGACCGCATAGAAGGGTTTTATATCTGTGAGTTATCTTGCCGCCTGGTGAACCTGCATCTGACCAACGTTGTCCGGAAGCTCTTTGTGACTTTTAAAGGTGACGGGGTCGTTCATCGGATCTATAAAGGGTTCACCATGACGTATGTTTATGCTCAAGGCACTGTCCACAAAATTGTGGAGAAGACCGGGGAGAACACCCGAGTGATCTATGAATACAAAAATACGTTGCTTGAATTGCAACATCTGTTCCAGGCCAGAGATGTAGAACGCGAAATCAACCGTGTGTATGCCGAGATCGATTCACTGCTGGACACTAGAAAAGATGCGACTGCTGAACAGCTCCATCAGATTGATGAGACCCTTGCTCGTCATCAAAAACGGTTGTTTGAGCTTGAAGCTTATTAACTTAAAATTGTATGTTTATAAACGTATATGAATGTAATCAATCCCCTTGTTTCTTCCGGGCAGTGGCACTCGCCAATGTGGAGGTTTCAGGGGGATTTTTTGATGTGAGATCGAATATTCCGATTAGAAAATATTTATTTTACAATCTTTTGGAAAAGGGTTGATTTCACTCTGATTCAATGTTATTTTTAATCTCGTTGAAAACAATATAGGAACCAGGATTCACTCAGGACATTATATGTTGCGAGAGATTTTTCCCTCGGGAAGTGAATGACGTAGGTCCTAGCGGATGAAATTTTTCAAACATTTTATTCCTAGGAAGGGGGAACCGAAGGATGGAATATTCAACTTTCGGAAGACACGTTGCTGTTGATACTTGGGGTGTCGACTTTAATCTACTGAACAATGCAGAGTATCTGGAAGCCCAAATGATTGAAGCAGCGGAGGCATGTGGCGCGACAGTGATGTCCGTACAGTCCAAGCAGTTTGATCCACAGGGAGCGACCGTACTTGTACTATTGTCTGAGAGCCATCTCTCCATTCATACGTATCCTGAGAGAGGTTTTGCAGCGATTGATTGTTACACTTGTGGGGAGACTGTAGATCCACAGCTTGCTATTGACTACCTGGTATCCGTATTAAAGCCTGAAAAAACGTATGCAAAGAAGTTGGTACGTGGATTGGGCGAATTGCAAGTTGAAACACCAGAGATGAACAACCAGACTGAACGGGTTTAAATAAAAAGTATATTGCATACACAATGTTCACATATCGGGATGGACACATAACCTCCCAAACTCTAATAGTCATGGAATAATTCCATGGCTATTTGTTTTAATATGCGTATCGTTATGAATATTCATAATCGACACTTTTTAACGCATAACGGTGAACTTTGGTGAGACACTACAATAAATGACAGTGCATATGATGATGAACATGGTGATTTCATAAACATTTCATAAAAATGACCCGGTCACGGCTATGATGTGTGATATAATTAACCATGTCAATCATAAATGGATAGACATATGCAGTAAGCACTTTGATTGGAAATTTATTAGGCAGGTGAACTTGCAATGCACATCGTTGTCGTTGGTTTGAATTATCGCACGGCGCCTGTAGAGGTTAGGGAACGATTCACATTTGCAGAAAAGGATTTGTCTGAAGCGCTGCAGCAGCTCAAGCTGACCAAGAGTGTATTGGAAGGTGTAATCGTAGCCACATGTAACCGTACCGAGTTGTATGTTGTGGTGGACCGTCTTCACATGTGTGGTTATTTTATTCGAACATTCATGGAACAATGGTTTAATGTACCACGGGAAGAATTTACGCAACACTTATATATATATGAAGATGATCAAGCCATGCGCCATTTGTTCCGTGTCATCTGCGGACTAGATTCCATGGTCATTGGTGAGACTCAGATTCTTGGACAGGTGAAACAGGCTTTTCTTAAAGCGCAGGAAGAGAAATCAACAGGTACCTGGTTTAATAAGTTATTTAAGCAGGCAGTTACATTGGGCAAACGGGCACATTCGGAGACTTCCATTGGGGAGAGCGCCGTATCTGTCAGTTATGCTGCTGTTGAACTCGGTAAGAGGATTTTTGGCATGTTCACAGATAAGAAGGTGCTCATTTTGGGTGCCGGCAAGATGAGTGAACTAACCGTGAAACATCTCTATGCCAACGGGGCATCTGAGGTCATTGTGGCGAATCGCACGCTCGCAAGAGCTGAAGAATTGGCAGCCAAGTTCCGGGGTACACCTTGTACGATGGAACAGGCATTAGATCGACTTAATGAAGTTGATATTGTGATAAGTTCCACTGGAGCTGAACGTTATGTCATGGATGCAGCAGTGGTACGAGAGAGTATGAAGCGTCGTCAATCTCGTCCATTGTTCCTGATTGATATTGCGGTTCCACGCGATATTGATCCGGCGATAGGTGAATTATCCAACGTATTTCTCTATGACATTGATGATCTGGAAGGAATCGTGGAGAGCAACCTGGAGATGCGTAAGGTGGAAGCTGCCAAAATTGAGAGAATGATTGAGCTTGAGATGGAGGATTATTACCATTGGCTCAAAACGTTGGGTGTTCGTCCCGTTATTCGCGCTTTGCAGGAAAAAGGTGTCTCCATTCATGAAGAAACGATGGATAGCCTGTTTAATAAACTGCCTGAGCTCGATGAACATCAACGGAAAGTCATTCGTCGTTTGACCAAGAGTATTGTGAACCAAATGACAACAGATCCGATTAATCGGATTAAGGAAATGGCAGGCACGAAGCAAGGTGATGAAGCTCTGCGCATGTTTACTCAGATTTTCGCTCTGGAAGATGCAGTAGAGATGGCCGCTGAAAAAGTGAGTCAGAGTGATGCTACAGCTCTGGCGAAACCAGCTGCTCACCTTAACGAAAACCGGCAAGACCCCGTGCCGGCTTATGCTCCGGCAGGCGTATAAGGCGGGTGGGCAGCTTGACCCTTGCTGAACAAGTTTATGAAGCTCTAATCTATATGTATGCCCTGAGCCTACTGTTCTATTTCTCGGACTGCATTCGACGCAATGCGGGGGCGAAGCGGACAGGCACAGGGTTTCTTGTCGTTGTTTGGGGATTGCAGGTAACGCATGTCATATTGCGCATGTGGACTGAAGGCCATTTCCCCATCTATACCACCTTTGATTTTTTGTTTATATTTTCATTCAGTATTGTGCTGATGTCTCTCGTTATGACTCGCATCCAGCGTTCCGAATTTGTGATTTTGTTGCTGAATGTTGTAGGTTTTTCCGTTACGGTATTAAATCGACTGTGGTTTACGGCCGGAGAGATATCACTGCATAACTGGCAAACGGTACATGGATTACTCATTATGCATATTACCTTGGCGAATCTTGGTTTTGCGGCGTTAACCGTTGCTACGGTATTTGCCTTGTTATATCTGTTCTTGCACCGTAAGTTGAAGAAAAAAAAGTGGAATGATACGATGCGACGGCTGCCAAGCCTGGAAGTGATCGGTAAGTATATGGATGGTGCTACGTTGATAGGAACACCGCTCCTTGGTGTTTCTGTGATGCTTGCCGTATTATCCATTGTGGCGGAAAGACGCTGGATTCTGCTCTTGGATCTCAAAGTTATTTCGACAGGTCTTGCTATAGCCATCTATGTGGGTTATTTCGTATCCAAGAGAAGGAAACAGTTCTCTACGATTATCATGGCAAGATGGACACTGATCGGGTACGGATTTGTCATTATAAGTTTTTTATCCAATGCGTATTCAGCGTTTCATCGTTGGACGGGAGAGTGAAGGAGATGGACCGTTACACACCGATATTTGTGAATACTTCAGGCAAGAAGTGCTGCGTGGTTGGTGGTGGACGTGTTGCCGAACGTAAAATTAAGGGATTGCTGCATGCCGAGGCACAGATTACGGTCATTAGTCCGGAGCTT
The nucleotide sequence above comes from Paenibacillus sp. W2I17. Encoded proteins:
- a CDS encoding non-ribosomal peptide synthetase module: MAQRLATEYVKATMKLSEPQMHQFLRMTEDGRLHHRVKVLDNGCQEVVLGDVSGEEVHFPFDRIEGFYICELSCRLVNLHLTNVVRKLFVTFKGDGVVHRIYKGFTMTYVYAQGTVHKIVEKTGENTRVIYEYKNTLLELQHLFQARDVEREINRVYAEIDSLLDTRKDATAEQLHQIDETLARHQKRLFELEAY
- the ccsA gene encoding cytochrome c biogenesis protein CcsA, yielding MTLAEQVYEALIYMYALSLLFYFSDCIRRNAGAKRTGTGFLVVVWGLQVTHVILRMWTEGHFPIYTTFDFLFIFSFSIVLMSLVMTRIQRSEFVILLLNVVGFSVTVLNRLWFTAGEISLHNWQTVHGLLIMHITLANLGFAALTVATVFALLYLFLHRKLKKKKWNDTMRRLPSLEVIGKYMDGATLIGTPLLGVSVMLAVLSIVAERRWILLLDLKVISTGLAIAIYVGYFVSKRRKQFSTIIMARWTLIGYGFVIISFLSNAYSAFHRWTGE
- the speD gene encoding adenosylmethionine decarboxylase, with translation MEYSTFGRHVAVDTWGVDFNLLNNAEYLEAQMIEAAEACGATVMSVQSKQFDPQGATVLVLLSESHLSIHTYPERGFAAIDCYTCGETVDPQLAIDYLVSVLKPEKTYAKKLVRGLGELQVETPEMNNQTERV
- the hemA gene encoding glutamyl-tRNA reductase, with amino-acid sequence MHIVVVGLNYRTAPVEVRERFTFAEKDLSEALQQLKLTKSVLEGVIVATCNRTELYVVVDRLHMCGYFIRTFMEQWFNVPREEFTQHLYIYEDDQAMRHLFRVICGLDSMVIGETQILGQVKQAFLKAQEEKSTGTWFNKLFKQAVTLGKRAHSETSIGESAVSVSYAAVELGKRIFGMFTDKKVLILGAGKMSELTVKHLYANGASEVIVANRTLARAEELAAKFRGTPCTMEQALDRLNEVDIVISSTGAERYVMDAAVVRESMKRRQSRPLFLIDIAVPRDIDPAIGELSNVFLYDIDDLEGIVESNLEMRKVEAAKIERMIELEMEDYYHWLKTLGVRPVIRALQEKGVSIHEETMDSLFNKLPELDEHQRKVIRRLTKSIVNQMTTDPINRIKEMAGTKQGDEALRMFTQIFALEDAVEMAAEKVSQSDATALAKPAAHLNENRQDPVPAYAPAGV